In one Pogona vitticeps strain Pit_001003342236 chromosome 14, PviZW2.1, whole genome shotgun sequence genomic region, the following are encoded:
- the CRYBA4 gene encoding beta-crystallin A4: MSQQSRKFSGLWKIVAWDEADFQGQRQEFASECYDIASCGFNNVGSARVESGTWVGFEHPGFQGQQFVLESGSYPSWEAWSGNNAYHVQRMTSFRPISCANHRESKMTIFEQENFLGSKGELSEDCPSLKALGWKSNEVGSLRVHSGAWVCSQFPGYRGFQYVVESDHHGGEYKHFRELGSHAQTFQVQSVRRIHH, from the exons ATGAGCCAACAGAGTCGGAAGTTCTCCGGCCTTTGGAAG ATTGTGGCTTGGGATGAGGCCGACTTCCAGGGCCAGAGGCAGGAGTTCGCTTCCGAGTGCTACGACATCGCTTCCTGTGGCTTCAACAACGTGGGCTCTGCCCGCGTGGAGAGCGGCAC GTGGGTGGGCTTCGAGCATCCTGGCTTTCAGGGCCAGCAGTTTGTGCTGGAGAGCGGGAGCTACCCCTCCTGGGAGGCCTGGAGCGGAAACAACGCCTACCACGTCCAGCGGATGACCTCCTTCCGGCCCATCTCCTGTGCG AACCACCGGGAGAGCAAGATGACCATCTTTGAACAGGAGAACTTCTTGGGGTCCAAAGGGGAGCTGAGCGAGGACTGCCCCTCCCTCAAGGCCCTGGGCTGGAAGAGCAACGAGGTGGGGTCCCTCCGCGTCCACTCGGGGGC CTGGGTGTGCTCTCAGTTCCCCGGGTATCGGGGCTTCCAGTATGTCGTGGAAAGCGACCACCACGGGGGTGAGTACAAGCACTTTCGGGAGCTGGGGTCCCACGCCCAGACCTTCCAGGTGCAGTCGGTCCGCCGGATACACCACTGA
- the CRYBB1 gene encoding beta-crystallin B1 — protein sequence MSEDPPDPPPRPGRRRREGERPAPPPPPPGPPTATAKRSLSGLSSLTRRTSRENRGNSLPSALDLGGHGFERVRSVIVTSGPWVAFEQANLRGEMYVLERGEYPRWDTWSSSCRSDCFRSMRPVQMDAQEQKILLFESTKFKGNKVEIQEDDVPSLWAHGFCGRVGSVKVPGGM from the exons ATGTCGGAGGACCCCCCGGACCCCCCTCCCCGACCAGGGCGCCGACGACGGGAAGGAGAAAGGCCagccccgccgcccccgccgcctgGTCCGCCAACGGCAACGGCCAAGAGGAGCCTTTCCGG ATTGTCGTCTTTGACCAGGAGAACTTCCAGGGAGAACAGAGGGAATTCACTGCCGAGTGCCCTGGACCTCGGGGGCCACGGGTTCGAGAGGGTGCGGAGCGTCATTGTCACCTCTGGACC CTGGGTGGCCTTCGAGCAAGCCAACCTGCGCGGGGAGATGTACGTGCTGGAGCGAGGGGAGTACCCCCGCTGGGACACCTGGTCCAGCAGCTGCCGCAGTGACTGCTTCCGCTCCATGAGGCCGGTCCAGATG gacGCCCAGGAGCAAAAGATCCTCCTCTTTGAAAGCACCAAGTTCAAGGGGAACAAAGTGGAAATCCAGGAGGACGACGTGCCCAGTCTCTGGGCCCACGGCTTCTGTGGCCGCGTGGGGAGCGTGAAGGTGCCCGGAGGAATGTAA
- the TPST2 gene encoding protein-tyrosine sulfotransferase 2, with the protein MRVTMRRVLLGVGFAVALMVSAHLGQQMLQCQQILGRGANRGLMRPENEELVMLDANRVEYRYSKEMPLIFIGGVPRSGTTLMRAMLDAHPEVRCGEETRIIPRVLAMRQAWSKSGREKMRLDEAGVTDQVLDAAMQAFILEVIAKHGEPARYLCNKDPFTLKSSLYLSRLFPNSKFLLMVRDGRASVHSMITRKVTIAGFDLRSYRDCLTKWNKAIEVMYAQCLEIGRSRCLPVYYEQLVLHPQKSLQAIMEFLDISWSDAVLHHEELIGKPGGVSLSKIERSTDQVIKPVNMEALTKWLGHIPADVVQDMAQIAPMLARLGYDPYANPPNYGNPDPLVINNTHRVLNGDFKTPANLKGHLQGTQNTTAFH; encoded by the exons ATGCGGGTGACGATGAGGCGTGTGCTGCTGGGGGTGGGCTTTGCGGTCGCCCTCATGGTCTCGGCCCACCTGGGCCAGCAGATGCTTCAGTGCCAGCAGATCCTGGGCCGAGGTGCCAACCGGGGCCTGATGCGCCCGGAGAACGAGGAGCTGGTGATGCTGGACGCCAACCGGGTGGAGTACCGCTACAGCAAAGAGATGCCTCTGATTTTCATTGGCGGGGTGCCCCGCAGCGGGACCACCCTGATGCGGGCCATGCTGGACGCGCACCCGGAGGTGCGCTGCGGGGAGGAGACCCGCATCATCCCCCGCGTGCTGGCCATGCGCCAGGCCTGGTCCAAATCTGGGCGGGAGAAGATGCGCTTGGACGAAGCCGGGGTGACGGACCAGGTCCTGGACGCTGCCATGCAGGCCTTCATCCTGGAGGTGATCGCCAAGCACGGCGAGCCGGCCCGCTACCTGTGCAACAAGGACCCCTTCACCCTCAAGTCCTCCCTCTACCTCTCCCGCCTCTTCCCCAACTCCAAATTCCTGCTGATGGTACGGGATGGCCGGGCCTCCGTCCACTCCATGATCACCCGGAAGGTCACCATTGCCGGATTCGACCTCCGCAGCTACCGGGACTGCCTGACCAAGTGGAACAAAGCCATTGAGGTGATGTACGCCCAATGCCTGGAGATTGGCCGCTCCCGGTGCCTCCCCGTCTACTATGAGCAGCTGGTCCTGCACCCCCAGAAATCCCTGCAGGCCATCATGGAGTTCCTGGACATCTCCTGGAGCGATGCCGTTCTGCACCACGAGGAGCTGATCGGGAAGCCGGGCGGCGTCTCGCTCTCCAA gATTGAGCGATCCACTGACCAGGTGATCAAGCCCGTGAACATGGAGGCCTTGACCAAGTGGCTGGGGCACATCCCGGCCGACGTGGTGCAAGACATGGCCCAGATCGCTCCCATGCTAGCCAGGCTGGGCTACGATCCCTATGCAAACCCACCTAACTATGGGAACCCGGACCCTTTGGTGATCAACAACACCCACAGG GTCCTGAACGGAGATTTTAAAACACCTGCCAACCTGAAAGGACACCTCCAG GGGACTCAGAATACGACTGCTTTCCACTGA